The following are encoded together in the Deinococcus soli (ex Cha et al. 2016) genome:
- a CDS encoding 5-oxoprolinase subunit B family protein — MPAPSGPDLPTFEWLGDAALTVRTPLARELYASLRARPLSGVQEAVPALNLLTLLLDAPTAGEAVQEAIAARLATLTPAPGGSGRRVVVPVTFGGPDLDWCAAHAGLDRAAFVAALCAAQLEVAFLGFTPGFAFLTGLPEPLRMPRLDAPRERVPAGSVALGGPWAGVYPRETPGGWRLVGRTAMNFFDLSRAAPVPWQPGDRVQFEARA, encoded by the coding sequence ATGCCTGCACCTTCCGGCCCGGACCTGCCGACCTTCGAGTGGCTGGGGGACGCCGCGCTGACCGTCCGCACGCCGCTGGCGCGCGAGCTGTACGCCAGCCTGCGCGCCCGGCCGCTGAGTGGCGTGCAGGAGGCGGTGCCCGCGCTGAACCTGCTGACCCTGCTGCTGGACGCCCCCACGGCGGGCGAGGCGGTGCAGGAGGCCATAGCGGCCCGACTGGCGACCCTGACCCCAGCGCCGGGCGGGTCCGGGCGGCGGGTGGTGGTGCCCGTGACCTTCGGCGGCCCGGACCTGGACTGGTGCGCGGCGCACGCGGGCCTGGACCGCGCGGCCTTCGTGGCGGCGCTGTGCGCGGCGCAGCTGGAGGTGGCGTTCCTGGGCTTCACGCCGGGCTTCGCGTTCCTGACCGGCCTGCCCGAGCCGCTGCGGATGCCACGCCTGGACGCCCCGCGCGAGCGGGTCCCGGCGGGCAGCGTCGCGCTGGGCGGCCCGTGGGCGGGCGTGTACCCGCGTGAGACGCCGGGCGGCTGGCGGCTGGTGGGCCGCACCGCCATGAATTTCTTCGACCTGTCCCGCGCGGCCCCGGTGCCGTGGCAGCCCGGTGACCGCGTGCAGTTCGAGGCGCGCGCGTGA
- a CDS encoding biotin-dependent carboxyltransferase family protein — protein MTAPLPRASRPVAGGPLATGATVLRAGVQTTVQDAGRRVRALGVPAGGAADPVARRLANALVGNAPDAAGLEVTLGGPTVLFHEAALVSLCGAPFDATLDGAPLPPWRAVPVQAGQTLTVGGTARGLRAFLAVRGGLHGHEVFGSRATDLRAGFGGVQGQALRPADHLTWSPLPAQAARRAFIAPDLRTATGPHHELRVLGTGDLTADLRGSLLARPFTVSPQADRMGARLTESVAAPRDPARPSLPNVPGLLQLPPDGRPILLLPDAGTHGGYPTPLVVITADLPRLGQLRPGDTLTLREVTREAAHAAHLAQEWGLRQAEWMLRQ, from the coding sequence GTGACCGCCCCCCTGCCCCGGGCGTCCCGGCCGGTGGCCGGCGGGCCGCTTGCCACCGGCGCGACCGTCCTGCGTGCGGGCGTGCAGACCACCGTGCAGGACGCCGGGCGGCGCGTGCGGGCGCTGGGTGTCCCGGCGGGCGGCGCGGCGGACCCGGTCGCGCGGCGGCTGGCGAACGCCCTGGTGGGCAACGCGCCGGACGCGGCGGGCCTGGAGGTCACGCTGGGCGGCCCGACGGTCCTCTTTCACGAGGCGGCGCTGGTCAGTCTGTGCGGCGCGCCGTTCGACGCGACGCTGGACGGCGCGCCGCTGCCGCCGTGGCGGGCCGTTCCGGTGCAGGCCGGGCAGACCCTGACGGTCGGCGGGACTGCGCGGGGCCTGCGGGCCTTCCTGGCGGTGCGCGGCGGCCTGCACGGGCACGAGGTGTTCGGCAGTCGCGCCACGGACCTGCGCGCGGGCTTCGGCGGGGTGCAGGGGCAGGCGCTGCGGCCCGCCGATCACCTGACGTGGTCTCCCCTGCCCGCGCAGGCGGCGCGGCGGGCGTTCATCGCGCCGGACCTCCGCACGGCCACCGGCCCGCACCACGAGCTGCGGGTGCTCGGCACAGGCGACCTGACGGCCGACCTGCGCGGGTCACTGCTGGCGCGGCCGTTCACGGTCAGTCCGCAGGCGGACCGCATGGGCGCCCGCCTGACCGAGTCCGTCGCGGCCCCGCGCGACCCGGCGCGGCCCAGCCTGCCGAACGTGCCGGGCCTGCTCCAGCTGCCGCCGGACGGCCGCCCGATCCTGCTGCTGCCCGACGCGGGCACGCACGGCGGATACCCGACGCCGCTGGTCGTGATCACGGCCGACCTGCCCCGCCTGGGTCAGCTGCGCCCCGGCGACACCCTGACCCTGCGCGAGGTGACCCGCGAGGCCGCCCACGCCGCGCACCTCGCGCAGGAGTGGGGGCTGCGGCAGGCGGAGTGGATGCTGAGACAGTGA
- a CDS encoding S41 family peptidase, with the protein MTRTRLLLLPLLLAACTPTPTPPSATQDDDVPTVARATRPAQPSCALTPAWLSGLGGPGRLMGVNLRAPLRAQVTPSLFDQLLDVREAINGSYWGESGVDLQALHEQAERTARAAFGNLRAADLTARTDAFMNEYVDGVRDGHTYVLDAAGFRAFRDSLSAAPTPAPRLGVRWAAVPGEDGAVLLDAFPEWPAAQAGLTRGDTLLAIGGQALTRQPGDSDAAHAARLNALLGQASAAGQPVTVTYRRVQAGAETTASTTVTPRVLSSAPLPYARTPAPGTVLLRLPTFATTGVAQQVHALIGGAQRAGATHLILDLRGNGGGLLSEAIGVAGALVGDRAGETIETLDGQDVTFAYRGGQVLAGYNCAPTSPVLGVGTPARWTGRLTILVNEGSASASEIVAQLAAQTGATLTGERTSGVGNTVTVIGAISGDRGLSVTIGRANDLRGQPLTPDVTPSPTTPDDLRALAHGRDLPLDAALK; encoded by the coding sequence GTGACCCGCACCCGACTCCTGCTGCTGCCGCTGCTGCTGGCCGCCTGCACCCCCACACCCACGCCTCCCAGCGCCACGCAGGACGACGACGTGCCCACCGTCGCGCGCGCCACCCGCCCCGCGCAGCCCAGCTGCGCCCTGACGCCCGCGTGGCTGTCCGGCCTGGGCGGCCCGGGGCGGCTGATGGGCGTGAACCTCCGCGCGCCGCTGCGTGCCCAGGTGACCCCCAGCCTGTTCGACCAGCTGCTGGACGTGCGCGAGGCCATCAACGGCAGCTACTGGGGAGAGTCCGGCGTGGACCTCCAGGCGCTGCACGAGCAGGCCGAGAGGACGGCCCGCGCGGCGTTCGGGAACCTGCGCGCCGCCGACCTGACCGCCCGGACCGACGCGTTCATGAACGAGTACGTGGACGGCGTGCGCGACGGGCACACCTACGTCCTGGACGCCGCCGGATTCAGGGCGTTCCGGGACAGCCTGAGCGCGGCGCCCACGCCCGCGCCCCGCCTGGGTGTCCGCTGGGCCGCGGTGCCCGGCGAGGACGGCGCGGTGCTGCTCGACGCGTTCCCGGAGTGGCCCGCCGCGCAGGCCGGACTGACGCGCGGCGACACCCTGCTGGCCATCGGCGGGCAGGCCCTGACCCGCCAGCCCGGGGACAGCGACGCGGCGCACGCCGCGCGCCTGAATGCCCTGCTGGGGCAGGCCAGCGCCGCCGGTCAGCCCGTGACCGTCACGTACCGCCGCGTTCAGGCGGGCGCGGAAACCACCGCCAGCACGACCGTCACGCCCCGCGTCCTCAGCAGCGCGCCCCTGCCGTACGCGCGCACCCCCGCGCCCGGCACCGTGCTCCTGCGCCTGCCGACCTTCGCCACCACCGGCGTCGCGCAGCAGGTTCACGCCCTGATCGGGGGCGCGCAGCGCGCAGGCGCCACCCACCTGATCCTCGACCTGCGCGGCAACGGCGGCGGCCTGCTGTCCGAGGCGATCGGCGTGGCCGGCGCCCTGGTCGGCGACCGCGCTGGGGAGACCATCGAGACCCTGGACGGGCAGGACGTCACCTTCGCGTACCGGGGCGGTCAGGTCCTTGCAGGGTACAACTGCGCCCCGACCAGCCCGGTCCTGGGCGTCGGCACCCCCGCCCGCTGGACGGGCCGGCTGACCATCCTCGTGAACGAGGGGTCCGCCAGCGCCTCCGAGATCGTCGCGCAGCTGGCCGCGCAGACGGGTGCCACCCTGACCGGGGAACGCACCTCCGGCGTCGGGAACACCGTCACCGTGATCGGCGCCATCAGCGGTGACCGGGGCCTGAGCGTCACCATCGGCCGCGCCAACGACCTGCGCGGCCAGCCCCTGACGCCCGACGTGACCCCCAGCCCCACCACGCCCGACGACCTGCGCGCCCTGGCGCACGGCCGCGACCTGCCCCTGGACGCCGCGCTGAAGTAA
- the pxpA gene encoding 5-oxoprolinase subunit PxpA → MTLSIDLNADLGEGSAHEETVMGVVSSANIACGGHAGDAGTMRDSLRLAARFGVAAGAHPGFPDREGFGRRELHFPPDDVRTFVREQIEALKAVAAREGVPLRHVKPHGMLYNMAVRDETLARAVAQAAADSGVPLYFGLAGGGSVMLREARAAGLREIGEGFADRGYAPDGSLWPRGQTGALLDAAAATAQGVRIARDGVTTAVTGEPVAVPARTLCLHGDGAEAAELARALRAALEAAGLRVAAP, encoded by the coding sequence ATGACCCTGAGCATCGACCTGAACGCCGACCTGGGCGAGGGCAGCGCGCACGAGGAGACCGTTATGGGCGTGGTGAGCAGCGCGAACATCGCCTGCGGCGGGCACGCCGGGGACGCCGGAACGATGCGGGACTCGCTGCGGCTCGCGGCGCGCTTCGGGGTGGCGGCCGGCGCGCACCCGGGCTTCCCGGACCGCGAGGGCTTCGGGCGGCGCGAACTGCACTTCCCCCCGGACGACGTGCGGACCTTCGTGCGCGAGCAGATCGAGGCGCTGAAGGCCGTCGCGGCGCGTGAGGGAGTGCCGCTGCGGCACGTCAAGCCGCACGGGATGCTGTACAACATGGCCGTGCGGGACGAGACGCTGGCGCGCGCGGTGGCACAGGCGGCCGCCGACAGTGGCGTGCCGCTGTACTTCGGGCTGGCGGGCGGCGGCAGCGTGATGCTGCGCGAGGCGCGCGCCGCCGGGCTGCGCGAGATCGGCGAGGGCTTCGCGGACCGCGGGTACGCGCCCGACGGGAGCCTGTGGCCGCGCGGGCAGACGGGCGCGCTGCTGGACGCGGCCGCGGCGACCGCGCAGGGCGTGCGGATCGCGCGGGACGGCGTGACGACCGCCGTGACCGGCGAGCCAGTCGCCGTGCCCGCCCGGACGCTGTGCCTGCACGGTGACGGCGCCGAGGCCGCCGAACTGGCCCGGGCGCTGCGCGCGGCCCTGGAGGCGGCGGGGCTGCGCGTGGCTGCACCCTGA
- a CDS encoding GGDEF domain-containing protein translates to MLPDFRPGSLSASAREARGGVFRTTLDRRVLNQRVLGGALLATLLAALYHHNDPFERVALPTMAVLLGTLLATLAFTRAPLLITQTVGLVVGWVYLLAKVGYVLFVMGDAGLPMLLNLAPWAGVLLASHLWTLGPQGSAHLNVAALGSLAALLAIRVALDPASAQASVTGTVLQMLLAGGVLLLGQRGAAHRMTGDVRRAVLGQDTPGLDALTGLPDRVTLERQLEGAYRQSPEHLVVAAIAVDTQEPPDLTGPNFQVRLSAHVSRVMMSTVRDQDLLGCLGDGVVALVMRAPDARSARAACERLRVRVASRPLDGVNPTVTIGLVYADGHLDPQALLRAAEDTLGAARQFGQNRVLLGPARPDPDGNAENLDALFA, encoded by the coding sequence ATGCTGCCCGACTTCCGCCCCGGTTCACTGAGTGCGTCCGCCCGCGAAGCCCGCGGCGGGGTGTTCCGCACCACGCTGGACCGCCGGGTGCTGAACCAGAGGGTGCTGGGCGGCGCGCTGCTCGCCACGCTGCTCGCGGCGCTGTACCACCACAACGACCCTTTCGAACGCGTCGCGCTGCCCACCATGGCCGTCCTGCTGGGCACGCTGCTCGCCACGCTGGCGTTCACCCGCGCGCCTCTGCTCATCACGCAGACGGTCGGGCTGGTGGTGGGCTGGGTGTACCTGCTGGCCAAGGTCGGATACGTGCTGTTCGTGATGGGCGACGCGGGCCTGCCGATGCTGCTGAACCTCGCGCCGTGGGCGGGCGTGCTGCTCGCCTCGCACCTGTGGACGCTGGGCCCGCAGGGCAGCGCGCACCTGAACGTCGCCGCGCTGGGCAGCCTCGCGGCCCTGCTCGCCATCAGGGTTGCGCTGGACCCGGCGTCCGCGCAGGCGAGCGTCACCGGCACCGTCCTCCAGATGCTGCTGGCGGGCGGCGTGCTGCTGCTCGGGCAGCGCGGGGCCGCGCACCGCATGACCGGCGACGTGCGCCGCGCGGTACTCGGCCAGGACACGCCGGGCCTGGACGCCCTGACCGGCCTGCCCGACCGGGTCACGCTGGAACGCCAGCTGGAAGGCGCGTACCGCCAGTCCCCAGAGCATCTGGTCGTCGCCGCGATCGCCGTGGACACCCAGGAACCGCCCGACCTGACCGGCCCGAACTTTCAGGTGCGGCTCTCCGCGCACGTGTCACGCGTCATGATGAGCACTGTGCGCGACCAGGACCTGCTGGGCTGCCTGGGGGACGGCGTGGTCGCGCTCGTCATGCGCGCCCCGGACGCCCGCTCGGCACGCGCCGCCTGCGAGCGGCTGCGCGTGCGGGTCGCGTCCCGACCGCTGGACGGCGTGAACCCCACCGTGACCATCGGGCTGGTGTACGCCGACGGACACCTGGATCCGCAGGCGCTGCTGCGCGCCGCCGAGGACACCCTGGGTGCGGCCCGGCAGTTCGGCCAGAACCGGGTTCTGCTCGGCCCGGCCCGCCCAGACCCGGACGGGAACGCCGAGAACCTCGACGCGCTGTTCGCCTGA
- a CDS encoding potassium channel family protein — translation MKSKQCLVIGLGRFGTAVATTLYEMGHEVVAIDQHEENVERVMNLVTHAAIVDASDERALRALGVGDFDVVVVAIGTDVQANILATMNAKSLGAPYVVSKAIDEMARRVLERIGADLVIRPEHDMGVRLARQIATPNIVDTLDLGGDYAIVEIEANERLKGTLRDLNLTGRFNVQIIAISRAGKIEVTPRAEDELRPHDKLVVIGTSHNIDDLRRYLGE, via the coding sequence ATGAAAAGCAAACAATGTCTGGTGATCGGCCTGGGCCGCTTCGGCACGGCCGTCGCGACCACCCTCTACGAGATGGGGCACGAGGTCGTGGCCATCGACCAGCACGAGGAGAACGTCGAGCGGGTCATGAACCTGGTGACGCACGCCGCCATCGTGGACGCCAGCGACGAGCGGGCCCTGCGCGCCCTGGGCGTCGGGGATTTCGATGTGGTGGTCGTCGCGATCGGCACGGACGTGCAGGCGAACATCCTGGCAACCATGAATGCCAAGAGCCTCGGCGCGCCGTACGTGGTCAGCAAGGCCATCGACGAGATGGCGCGCCGGGTCCTGGAGCGCATCGGCGCGGACCTCGTGATCCGGCCCGAGCATGACATGGGCGTGCGCCTGGCGCGCCAGATCGCCACGCCGAACATCGTGGACACCCTGGACCTGGGCGGCGACTACGCCATCGTGGAGATCGAGGCGAACGAACGCCTGAAGGGTACCCTGCGGGACCTGAACCTCACGGGCCGCTTCAACGTGCAGATCATCGCGATCAGCCGCGCCGGGAAGATCGAGGTGACGCCCCGCGCCGAGGACGAACTGCGCCCGCACGACAAGCTGGTCGTGATCGGCACGAGTCACAACATCGACGATCTGCGCCGCTACCTGGGCGAGTAA
- a CDS encoding ABC transporter substrate-binding protein, giving the protein MRASALPLTAVLLTTAAHAAPVRVEFWHAMSGVQGTVQAYAREFNTSQSAYEIVPVNQGNYRELLPKLQAALRSGSAPALAQLEFTQFPTLAQAGQLTDLSARVDDLPGALRGDIYPAVWKTGQLGERTYGLPWNVSVPVLMYNAGALKKAGLSAPDTWAQLEGASRTLAAGGRRPLVAAADAWTFEANVLSRGGTLTGGERPRLNSPDAVDALTQLARMSAAGQAQPRTLNEATRAAFDFARGQNIFVLASVANWTDARKLPFFNLGVAPFPCEKEGACTVPLGGATLTIPKGTPAAEQAGAVAFWQYLMQPARLADWVKTTAYVPPRRAAVPLLDDWYAKNPQLRAAHAQISRAVPRPTTPEYAGWTALIEDAITQATTGKLGAKAALDAAQTRADR; this is encoded by the coding sequence ATGCGCGCCTCCGCCCTGCCCCTGACCGCCGTGCTGCTGACCACCGCCGCGCACGCCGCGCCCGTCCGCGTGGAATTTTGGCACGCCATGAGCGGCGTGCAGGGGACCGTGCAGGCCTACGCCCGCGAGTTCAACACCAGCCAGAGTGCCTACGAGATCGTGCCGGTCAACCAGGGCAACTACCGCGAACTGCTGCCCAAACTCCAGGCGGCGCTGCGCAGCGGCTCGGCGCCCGCCCTGGCGCAACTGGAATTCACGCAGTTCCCCACCCTGGCCCAGGCCGGGCAGCTCACCGACCTGAGTGCCCGCGTGGACGACCTGCCCGGCGCGCTGCGCGGCGACATCTACCCCGCCGTGTGGAAGACCGGGCAGCTGGGCGAACGCACCTACGGCCTTCCGTGGAACGTCAGCGTGCCCGTCCTGATGTACAACGCCGGAGCCCTGAAGAAAGCGGGCCTGAGCGCCCCCGACACCTGGGCGCAGCTGGAAGGCGCCAGCCGCACCCTGGCCGCAGGGGGCCGCCGCCCGCTGGTCGCCGCGGCCGACGCCTGGACCTTCGAGGCGAACGTCCTGTCGCGCGGCGGTACCCTGACGGGCGGCGAGCGCCCCCGCCTGAACAGCCCGGACGCCGTGGACGCCCTGACCCAGCTGGCCCGCATGAGCGCCGCCGGGCAGGCCCAGCCGCGCACCCTGAACGAGGCGACCCGCGCCGCGTTCGACTTCGCACGCGGGCAGAACATCTTCGTGCTGGCCAGCGTCGCCAACTGGACCGACGCGCGCAAGCTGCCGTTCTTCAACCTGGGCGTCGCGCCCTTCCCCTGTGAGAAGGAGGGTGCCTGCACCGTCCCGCTGGGCGGCGCGACCCTGACCATCCCGAAAGGTACCCCGGCCGCCGAGCAGGCGGGCGCCGTGGCGTTCTGGCAGTACCTCATGCAGCCCGCCCGGCTGGCTGACTGGGTGAAGACCACCGCGTACGTCCCGCCGCGCCGCGCCGCCGTGCCCCTGCTGGACGACTGGTACGCGAAGAACCCACAGCTGCGCGCCGCGCACGCCCAGATCAGCCGGGCCGTGCCGCGCCCCACCACGCCCGAGTACGCCGGGTGGACCGCCCTGATCGAGGACGCCATCACGCAGGCCACCACCGGCAAACTCGGCGCGAAGGCCGCGCTGGACGCCGCGCAGACCCGCGCGGACCGCTGA
- a CDS encoding DUF3084 domain-containing protein, whose amino-acid sequence MLWLFLPFVVILSGVVAYAADTIARKAGRKHLRWFGMRPKTTALVVAVLSGMGISAASLAAFLILNSSAVNTIAQADQLRPQLEALRKDIRAAQADRDRAQQEAARLREQQTAAQSALKAAQTALTDARAAQARVQTQARTLETRVQELTAAQRTLETRAAQTRAKLQAAETSLTASQTRAQNLDAQVVDLGARIALSEQETRSAQDRARDAQAAAETAQARAQAQQALAQQAQTRARDAQTRAQQAQTQAQQARAQIDTLARDRAQADRALREAQQALSAARQALLDAQAQQRAAQQARDALRAERDRLSSERAALITARDQAARDRTRILADLSALQLQQQQLRDSNDALRATLGRLQDEYSSSRAELSATRNTDLAYPKNDLVYAAVVPGVRNLDQFLLDAARSAATRGAKGSPAARLTPAARGALETKLRGLNVSAFVQCRAAQNAAVGFPVDLTCDARANAVLYRAGQVIRRSTVTLGDLRRMQDQIGELVQDVTLDLTTRGVPSEYVQGLDVGELVPLITRLNDRPGTAAVVGIAARTDVRPGSRVDLYPVLP is encoded by the coding sequence GTGCTGTGGCTGTTCCTGCCCTTCGTGGTGATCCTCTCGGGGGTCGTCGCGTACGCCGCCGACACCATCGCCCGCAAGGCCGGACGCAAGCACCTGCGCTGGTTCGGCATGCGCCCCAAGACCACCGCCCTCGTCGTGGCGGTGCTGTCCGGCATGGGCATCAGCGCCGCCAGTCTCGCGGCGTTCCTGATCCTGAACAGCAGCGCCGTGAACACCATCGCGCAGGCCGACCAGCTGCGCCCCCAGCTGGAGGCACTGCGCAAGGACATCCGCGCCGCGCAGGCCGACCGCGACCGCGCCCAGCAGGAAGCCGCGCGCCTGCGCGAGCAGCAGACGGCCGCCCAGAGCGCCCTGAAGGCCGCGCAGACGGCCCTCACGGACGCCCGCGCCGCGCAGGCCCGCGTGCAGACGCAGGCCCGCACCCTGGAGACCCGCGTGCAGGAACTCACCGCCGCGCAGCGCACACTGGAGACGCGCGCCGCGCAGACCCGCGCGAAACTCCAGGCGGCCGAAACCTCCCTCACGGCCAGTCAGACCCGCGCGCAGAACCTCGACGCGCAGGTCGTGGACCTCGGCGCGCGCATCGCGCTGTCCGAACAGGAAACGCGCAGCGCCCAGGACCGCGCGCGCGACGCGCAGGCGGCCGCCGAGACCGCGCAGGCCCGCGCGCAGGCGCAGCAGGCCCTCGCCCAGCAGGCCCAGACCCGCGCCCGGGACGCGCAGACCCGCGCGCAGCAGGCCCAGACGCAGGCGCAGCAGGCCCGCGCGCAGATCGACACGCTCGCCCGGGACCGCGCGCAGGCCGACCGCGCCCTGCGCGAAGCCCAGCAGGCCCTGAGCGCCGCCCGGCAGGCCCTGCTGGACGCGCAGGCGCAGCAGCGCGCCGCGCAGCAGGCCCGCGACGCCCTGCGCGCCGAACGCGACCGCCTGAGCAGCGAACGCGCCGCGCTGATCACCGCCCGCGACCAGGCCGCCCGCGACCGCACCCGCATCCTGGCCGACCTGAGCGCCCTGCAACTCCAGCAGCAGCAGCTGCGCGACAGCAACGACGCCCTGCGCGCCACGCTGGGCCGCCTGCAGGACGAGTACTCCAGCAGCCGCGCCGAACTGAGCGCCACGCGCAACACCGACCTCGCCTACCCCAAGAACGACCTCGTGTACGCCGCGGTGGTCCCCGGCGTGCGCAACCTCGACCAGTTCCTGCTCGACGCCGCGCGCAGCGCCGCCACCCGCGGCGCCAAGGGCAGCCCCGCCGCGCGCCTGACCCCCGCCGCGCGCGGCGCCCTGGAGACCAAACTGCGCGGCCTGAACGTCAGCGCCTTCGTGCAGTGCCGCGCCGCGCAGAACGCCGCCGTGGGCTTCCCGGTCGACCTGACCTGCGACGCGCGCGCCAACGCCGTCCTGTACCGCGCCGGGCAGGTCATCCGCCGCTCGACCGTCACGCTGGGTGACCTGCGCCGCATGCAGGACCAGATCGGGGAACTCGTGCAGGACGTCACGCTTGACCTCACCACGCGCGGCGTGCCCAGCGAGTACGTGCAGGGCCTGGACGTCGGCGAACTCGTGCCGCTCATCACCCGCCTGAACGACCGGCCCGGCACGGCCGCCGTCGTGGGCATCGCGGCCCGCACCGACGTCCGCCCCGGCAGCCGCGTGGACCTGTACCCCGTGCTGCCCTGA
- the lptB gene encoding LPS export ABC transporter ATP-binding protein yields MTATTSTLQPAVTPGRPDLHAEGLGKTYGRRSVVRNVNLRVQPGEIVALFGPNGAGKTTTFYMLVGFIRPGAGRIALGDRDLTRLPMHERARLGLGYLPQEPSAFRKLTARDNLLAILEYQGLPRAEQEARADALLAEFGLSHLAGSFAYQLSGGERRRLELARALTTDPDYLLLDEPFTGVDPKSIREIQRLIRDLRDRRGLGVFITDHNVRETIALTDRVYLMYDGEVKFEGTPQSFAQDEDARTHYLGDDFEL; encoded by the coding sequence GTGACCGCGACCACCTCCACGCTGCAACCGGCTGTCACGCCTGGGCGTCCGGACCTGCACGCCGAGGGCCTGGGCAAGACCTACGGGCGCCGCTCGGTCGTGCGGAACGTGAACCTGCGCGTGCAGCCCGGCGAGATCGTCGCGCTGTTCGGCCCGAACGGCGCGGGCAAGACCACCACCTTCTACATGCTGGTGGGGTTCATCCGACCCGGCGCGGGCCGCATTGCGCTGGGAGACCGCGACCTGACCCGCCTGCCCATGCATGAACGCGCCCGGCTGGGCCTGGGGTACCTGCCGCAGGAACCCAGCGCCTTCCGCAAGCTCACCGCCCGCGACAACCTGCTGGCCATCCTGGAATACCAGGGCCTGCCGCGCGCCGAGCAGGAGGCCCGCGCCGACGCGCTGCTGGCCGAATTCGGCCTGAGCCACCTGGCGGGCAGCTTCGCGTACCAGCTGTCCGGCGGGGAACGCCGCCGCCTGGAACTCGCCCGGGCCCTGACCACCGACCCCGACTACCTGCTGCTGGACGAGCCCTTCACCGGCGTGGACCCCAAGAGCATCCGCGAGATCCAGCGGCTGATCCGCGACCTGCGCGACCGCCGCGGCCTGGGCGTGTTCATCACCGACCACAACGTCCGCGAGACCATCGCCCTGACCGACCGCGTGTACCTGATGTACGACGGCGAGGTGAAGTTCGAGGGCACCCCGCAGAGCTTTGCGCAGGACGAGGACGCCCGCACGCACTACCTCGGCGACGACTTCGAGCTGTGA